CCTTTGTTGGACAAATCGATTCAAGCCGATTTCTGGCAGGTCTTGTCGAGCGCGACAAGGGCAGCGACGGCTTCCTGCACCTTTGGCCGATCGGCTTCGGCGACATTGCCCGCCATCGGCAGGATGGGACCCATATCGGCTATGCCCGACAGGGTGACCGCATCATGCATAACTGAAAAGCCGTTGATGGCCGCGCGAACCCTTTCGAAATGCAGGAACGGCGCAGACAGCCGTCTGGCCTCGGCCCGATCACCTGCCCGGTAGGCGGCGAGGATGGCCATGGCGGCATTTGGCGCGATGCAGACCCCGCCGGACGTATACGTGCGCAGCCCATGGTCGGGCAGGTGGACATGGATCGGCGTCTCGCCCATGCCGCTGGCGATGTTGCCAGGCCCGATGGCGCTGCAAAGGTTCGACAAATACTGGTCGCCCGCCGGGTCGGAACGTTCCACCGCATATTTGACGAAGCAGATCGCGCCATCGCCCAACAGCGCGGCTACCCGCTCCGGAGTCAGATAGTGCTCGCGCTTGATATAGAGGATCAGCGGAGCGCCGAGTGTATCGGCGGCGGCACGAATGGCTTTCTCGATTCCATCCGGATGGGTGGGGAAGCTCATGGGCAGGGCCATCACCCCAGCGAAGCTGCGGTTTCGCAATAGCCGCGCTTCGTCCAACAACTTTCCGAAGTCAGGGCCAATCGAGGGGATGATATCGGTGCCGGGATCTGCCGCATCGCCCAGCAGGTCCAGCAGCGCGGCGAAACGCCCGCGATCGTAGTGGTAGAGATTGGCATTGCCGCCATAGAGCAGGGCACCAACGCCGCCGCGTTCTATATGTTTGATAAGTTTACGGTTTTGTTCCTCTGCCAGCTCCAGCTCATTGGTCCAGGCAACGGGCGGGACCGCGACCACGGTGCGGCCAAGCCGGGTAGCGATGTCTGTCTGCGTCACGATGTTTCCTGCCTCTCCAAGTTTTGCCCTTGCATAGTTTGGTATAATGATTTTGTAAATGCTAGCTGATTGTATAACAGCTTTTCGCGTGATACGACCATCGGCGCCTGGCGAGTGATCCCCGAACCGAGACCAACTGAAAGACCTCCGCATGCTGCATTCCGACGTCAAATCCCGCGACACCATCCGCATCACGGGCGTCAAGCTCACCACTATCCAGACCAAGCGTCGTACCGGGGCGATCAGCTCGCACATGATCCTCGAGCTCTCGACGGATTCGGGTATTACCGGCCTGGGCGAGATTTCCGATCTGGACTGCTACCGGATGTATATGCCCGACCCGGAGGCGGTGCGCGTGGGCATCGAGAAGGTGGCCCTGGGCCAGAACGCCTTCGAGATTGCGGCGCTACATGAGCGGCTGCTGGCCTACATGCCGTCCTATTTCCGCTACGCCAATACCTACCCGCCCTTCAGCCCGGCCTCGCAGATCGCGGCCGGTGTCGAAATGGCCTTCTACGATATTGTCGGCAAGGCTTTCGATACCCCGGTCTACAACCTGCTCGGCGGCAAGCAGCGCGACAGTTTCGAGATCACCTATCCGGTGTTCCAGGCCAAGAAGGAAAGCGATACCGAACGCTATCTCGGCTATATGGACGACCTGGTCGAAGAGGGCGTCACTCGCTTCCGCTATTATGTCGGCGTCAATTTCGAGCAGGACGAGAAATTCCTCAGCGCCTTCCGCGATCGCTTCGGGGACAAGGTGCGGCTCAAGGCGCTGGATTTCCAGGGTCACCATCACTGGCGCGACACGCTGCGCATCTATGATCGTTTCAAGCAATACGGCTTCGAACTGATCGAGAGCCCCACGCTGGTCGAGGACTATGAGGGCATGGCCGAGCTGCGCAAGCGGATCGACGTGGACATTTCAGAGCATATTTCGAGCTTCGCCCAAGCCATGCGCATGATCCGCGCCAATGCGGTGGACGTGTTCAACATCACCATCCAGTCGGGCGGCATCTACCAGGCCAAGAAACTGTTCGACCTCTCGGAAGCGGCAGGCCTCAAATGCCTGATCTCGACCACCCAGGAGCTGAGCCTGGGCACATCGGCCAATGCCCATCTGGCCGCCGTGGTGCCGCAACTGCACTATGCCGGCGATCCGGTCGGGCCGCTGCTCTATACCGAGGACGTGGTCACCGAGACGCTCAAATACGAGGACTCGCGCCTCATCATCCCCACAGGACCTGGCCTCGGCTTTGAGCTTGACCGCGACAAGCTGGAAGCGCTGCGCGCGCCACTGGTCGAATGGGATCGCCCCGCCCATGGCGCCAATTACGTTTCGGACTGAGGAGACCCGCAATGAGTGAAAACGGACTGGGCGCGCTGCGCGTCTTCAACGTGATGCAGATGCTTGAGGGACATCCCCCACGCACCAATTTCAACGTGTTCCGGCTGGACGATAAATACAATCTGCGCATCGCGCGGGTGGAGGGGCGCTTCCCCTGGCATCGTCACACCAATGGCGACGAGGGCTGGCTGATCCTGAGTGGTCGGCTGCGCATCGATGTCGAAGGGCACCCGTCCCAGGAGATGGGGCCGATGGAAGGCACGATGATTCCCATGGGCCTGGTGCATTCACCCATCGCATTGGAGGAGGACACGGTCGTCGCCGTGTTCAATGTCGATGGCTTCCAGCACCAATACCGGGACGATAACCCGGAACTGAAGAATTTCGCCGAAATGGACGCCCGCTAGGGCTGTCCGCCCAACAATCACAAGGAGGAGACAATGAAAGTTATCAACGCAACCAGCCTGGGTCTTGCCCTGCTGGCCTTCGGCGCGGCCGCGCAGCCGGCTTGGGCACAGGTAGCCTGGCCGACGGGCGAAATCCGCATGTTCGTGGCCGCTGCCGCCGGCGGTTCCACGGATCTTGTGGCCCGTACGCTGGAAACCCATCTCGAAAAGCAGCTCGATACCAATATCCTGGTCGTCAACCAGACGGCCGGTGGCGGCGCGGTTGCGACCAGCTCGGTCGCCACGGCCGAGCCTGATGGCGGCACTATCCTGCTGCATCATGCGCTGCTGCACACCACCTATCTGTTCGGCCGCTCGGACATCAACTACGAGTCCTATGACACGCTCGGCACGGTGAGCCAGGTGAACAACCTTCTGGTGGCCAGCGCCGATGCGCCCTACAAGACGCTTGCCGAACTCAAGGACTATGCCGCCGCCAATAGCGGTACCCTGCGGCTGGCCAGCCAGCTCGGCGGCACGACCCAAGTGCTGGGCGACGCCGTGGCAAGCTGGGGCGAGGGCCATATCCGCGTCGTCGATGCCGGCACCGAAGCCGACCGCGTGGTCGCCATTCTCGGCGATCAGGTCGACCTGGCGCTGCTGACTGTTTCCACGGCCGCCCAGTATGTCGAGGCCGGCGAAGTCGTGCCACTCGCCGTGTTCAACAAGGGAGCCGGACGCAGCGGCGCCGGATTGGCCGCTGGGCAGTTCGGGCGGGCTCGATGCCAGCTTCCCGCTGGTCTTTACCCTGCATGCCACCAAGGGCTGGCCGGACGAACTGCGCGCTACGTTCGATGAAGCCCTGGCGACTGTCGCGGCCAGCCCGGAATTCCAGGCCGATATCGCCAAGCTCAACCAGACCATGGTCTATCGCAATGCTGCCGATGCCGCGGTTTTCGTGGCCGATGAATTCGCCTTCGTGAAGTCGGTCATCGAAGCAGCGAAAAACTGATGACCGGCCAAACCGACCGTATCTTCGGGATCGGTTTTCTCGTCATGGGGCTGGGGCTGTTCGCATACAGCCTCAGCTTCCGGGAAACCGACCTGATGGGCGATCTGGGCCCGGGATTTCTCCCGGGCCTGGTTGGCGTCATCCTGGCCATATTGGGAACGCTGCAGGCCATCCGTCCCGGCAACAAGCAGGCCGAACCGATCGACAGGCAGCGGTTTATCCTTGCCGTGGTCTTCTTCCTGGCGGTGGCGGTCTATGCCCTGTTCTTTGCCTGGTTCGGCTTTTCCTGGCCGAGTTTCGTGTTCCTGATCGCCGTCATGTCGCTGCTTGGCGGGCGCTCGCCGCGCTCCCTGGCGATCTATGCGCTCCTTTCGGCGGTCTTTGTCGGACTTATCGGCTGGGTGCTGCTTCACGTCCTCTCCGTGCCGCTGCGCGGCGTGTGGTTCCTCAACTAGGACATCAGCATGTTTGAACTATTTGGAACCAGCCTTGTCGGCCTGCTGAGTGATCCGCAAGTGCTCTTTCTGCTCGCCTTTGGCAGCATTCTGGGCGTGGTGTTCAGCGCGCTGCCCGGGCTCAACGCCACGCTCGGCGTCGCCGTGCTCTTGCCGGTGACCTTCACCATGACGCCGGGCATCGGCATCGGCTTTCTCACCGCCATCTATATCGGCGCCATGTGCGGGGGATTGTTCGGCGCGACGCTGCTGCGCATTCCAGGCAATCCATCCTCGGTGGCCACCACATTCGATGGCTACCCGCTGGCCCAGCGCGGCTTTGCGGTCAAGGCGCTCAGCACCGGCATTCTTGCCAATTTCGTCGGTGGCGTGCTCGGGCTGCTGGCGCTGGTTGCGTTGGCGCCGGTCATCGCCCGTTTCGCGCTCTCCTTCGGGCCGTACGAAATGACGGCGCTTACCGTCATGGCCATGCTGCTGGTGGTGACGCTGTCGAGCGACAACGTGGTCAAGGGTCTTATTGCAGCGGCCCTGGGGCTGGCCGTCAGCACCGTTGGCTTTTCGCCCATGGATGGCGCGGCGCGGCTGACA
This sequence is a window from Devosia ginsengisoli. Protein-coding genes within it:
- a CDS encoding dihydrodipicolinate synthase family protein, which encodes MTQTDIATRLGRTVVAVPPVAWTNELELAEEQNRKLIKHIERGGVGALLYGGNANLYHYDRGRFAALLDLLGDAADPGTDIIPSIGPDFGKLLDEARLLRNRSFAGVMALPMSFPTHPDGIEKAIRAAADTLGAPLILYIKREHYLTPERVAALLGDGAICFVKYAVERSDPAGDQYLSNLCSAIGPGNIASGMGETPIHVHLPDHGLRTYTSGGVCIAPNAAMAILAAYRAGDRAEARRLSAPFLHFERVRAAINGFSVMHDAVTLSGIADMGPILPMAGNVAEADRPKVQEAVAALVALDKTCQKSA
- a CDS encoding mandelate racemase/muconate lactonizing enzyme family protein — encoded protein: MLHSDVKSRDTIRITGVKLTTIQTKRRTGAISSHMILELSTDSGITGLGEISDLDCYRMYMPDPEAVRVGIEKVALGQNAFEIAALHERLLAYMPSYFRYANTYPPFSPASQIAAGVEMAFYDIVGKAFDTPVYNLLGGKQRDSFEITYPVFQAKKESDTERYLGYMDDLVEEGVTRFRYYVGVNFEQDEKFLSAFRDRFGDKVRLKALDFQGHHHWRDTLRIYDRFKQYGFELIESPTLVEDYEGMAELRKRIDVDISEHISSFAQAMRMIRANAVDVFNITIQSGGIYQAKKLFDLSEAAGLKCLISTTQELSLGTSANAHLAAVVPQLHYAGDPVGPLLYTEDVVTETLKYEDSRLIIPTGPGLGFELDRDKLEALRAPLVEWDRPAHGANYVSD
- a CDS encoding cupin domain-containing protein; this encodes MSENGLGALRVFNVMQMLEGHPPRTNFNVFRLDDKYNLRIARVEGRFPWHRHTNGDEGWLILSGRLRIDVEGHPSQEMGPMEGTMIPMGLVHSPIALEEDTVVAVFNVDGFQHQYRDDNPELKNFAEMDAR
- a CDS encoding tripartite tricarboxylate transporter substrate-binding protein; protein product: MKVINATSLGLALLAFGAAAQPAWAQVAWPTGEIRMFVAAAAGGSTDLVARTLETHLEKQLDTNILVVNQTAGGGAVATSSVATAEPDGGTILLHHALLHTTYLFGRSDINYESYDTLGTVSQVNNLLVASADAPYKTLAELKDYAAANSGTLRLASQLGGTTQVLGDAVASWGEGHIRVVDAGTEADRVVAILGDQVDLALLTVSTAAQYVEAGEVVPLAVFNKGAGRSGAGLAAGQFGRARCQLPAGLYPACHQGLAGRTARYVR
- a CDS encoding tripartite tricarboxylate transporter TctB family protein; the protein is MTGQTDRIFGIGFLVMGLGLFAYSLSFRETDLMGDLGPGFLPGLVGVILAILGTLQAIRPGNKQAEPIDRQRFILAVVFFLAVAVYALFFAWFGFSWPSFVFLIAVMSLLGGRSPRSLAIYALLSAVFVGLIGWVLLHVLSVPLRGVWFLN